In one Prunus dulcis unplaced genomic scaffold, ALMONDv2, whole genome shotgun sequence genomic region, the following are encoded:
- the LOC117613578 gene encoding pentatricopeptide repeat-containing protein At1g63330-like gives MLKMMMRNIAAASFYCSSRRWRGMPCLHSNSTLVVLDNNYFAFFHSQPSKPIKSTRTKLDQPVRDSPKITNVEDAFNVFDKMLQMRPRPSVVLFTQILGQVAKLKHYSAVISLYNQMGESRIGHDVYILTIVINCYCHLNQMGFGLSVLGKFFKLGLEPNVFTFTTLINGFLLENRVVQAVELFNKMIKAGNCQPDVFTFSTLIKGFCMRGDNRAAIQLLRKMEEGVCKPDLVVYNTIIDSLCKDTLVDDALNLFSEMMCKGISPNVITYTSLINGVCKLGEWKEATRLLNEMVSKNIFPDVFTFNVLVDTLCKEGMVVEAEGVVEMMIQRDIDPDTVTYNSLMDGYCLRGEIGKAQNVFELMLSKGLMVNVVCYNTLINGYCKLKKIDEAMMLFLDMSHKGLVANTVTYNTLLDGFGKAGRIQDTQKLFSEMQACGQLPNVRTYSILLDGLCTNRQLSRAMQLFGEMEAKKLDIDIVIYNILIEGLCIAGKIESARDLFCGLSSKGLRPDVKTYTIMINGLCIAGLTSEAEKFLIQMEEKGCFPDGCTYNTIIRGFIHNKQTSRAMVLIRTMVEKGFSADASTTELIVNLLSKDEVDPALLPLIKKSL, from the coding sequence atgctgaagatgatgatgcgGAATATAGCTGCTGCTTCTTTTTATTGCAGCAGTCGGAGATGGAGAGGTATGCCTTGTCTTCACTCTAACTCCACTCTTGTTGTTTTAGACAACAATTACTTTGCTTTCTTTCACTCTCAACCTTCGAAACCAATCAAATCTACAAGAACCAAACTAGACCAGCCAGTGAGAGACTCACCCAAAATCACAAATGTTGAGGATGCTTTCAATGTGTTTGATAAAATGCTCCAAATGCGTCCTCGGCCTTCAGTTGTTCTTTTCACTCAAATATTGGGTCAAGTtgcaaaattgaaacattaCTCAGCCGTCATCTCATTGTATAACCAAATGGGTGAGTCGAGAATTGGACATGATGTTTATATCCTAACCATTGTCATTAATTGTTATTGTCATTTGAACCAAATGGGGTTCGGTTTATCTGTATTGGGAAAATTCTTCAAACTTGGTCTTGAACCAAATGTCTTTACCTTCACCACTCTGATCAACGGCTTTCTTCTTGAGAATAGAGTGGTTCAGGCAGTAGAACTTTTCAATAAAATGATCAAGGCAGGTAATTGTCAGCCTGATGTCTTTACTTTCAGCACACTAATAAAGGGCTTTTGCATGAGGGGTGACAACCGTGCAGCTATTCAATTGCTCAGGAAGATGGAGGAAGGGGTTTGCAAGCCTGACCTAGTTGTCTATAACACAATCATCGACAGTCTTTGTAAGGATACACTAGTTGATGATGCATTAAACCTCTTCTCAGAAATGATGTGCAAGGGTATTTCCCCAAATGTCATTACCTATACATCCTTGATTAATGGAGTTTGCAAATTAGGCGAGTGGAAAGAAGCTACAAGGTTGTTGAATGAAATGGTGAGTAAAAATATCTTTCCAGATGTGTTCACGTTCAATGTCTTGGTAGACACACTTTGTAAGGAGGGAATGGTCGTGGAAGCAGAAGGCGTGGTTGAGATGATGATTCAAAGAGATATTGATCCTGATACAGTTACGTACAATTCACTCATGGATGGTTACTGTTTGCGAGGAGAAATAGGCAAGGCACAAAATGTTTTTGAACTAATGCTTAGCAAGGGCTTGATGGTTAATGTTGTTTGTTACAACACGTTGATAAATGGATATTGTAAGcttaaaaaaatagatgagGCCATGATGCTTTTTCTGGATATGTCTCATAAGGGACTAGTTGCAAATACCGTTACCTATAACACTCTTCTGGATGGTTTTGGCAAAGCAGGTAGAATACAGGATACACAAAAGTTGTTCTCTGAGATGCAAGCTTGTGGCCAACTTCCAAATGTTCGAACTTATTCTATTTTACTGGATGGCCTGTGTACAAACCGACAACTTTCTAGGGCAATGCAATTGTTTGGAGAGATGGAAGCGAAGAAGTTGGATATTGATATTGTGATTTACAATATTCTTATTGAAGGTTTGTGCATAGCTGGAAAAATTGAATCTGCAAGGGATCTCTTTTGTGGTTTATCATCAAAAGGACTTCGACCTGATGTGAAGACATACACTATAATGATTAATGGACTCTGTATCGCGGGCCTAACAAGTGAAGCAGAAAAGTTTCTTATCCAAATGGAAGAGAAAGGCTGTTTTCCTGATGGTTGCACCTATAACACAATTATCCGAGGGTTCATCCATAATAAACAGACATCAAGGGCGATGGTACTTATTCGAACAATGGTAGAGAAGGGTTTTTCTGCAGATGCATCAACAACGGAGTTGATAGTTAATTTACTGTCGAAGGATGAAGTAGATCCTGCTTTGTTGCCTTTGATAAAAAAATCACTGTGA